In a single window of the Drosophila albomicans strain 15112-1751.03 chromosome 3, ASM965048v2, whole genome shotgun sequence genome:
- the LOC117568349 gene encoding fibrinogen-like protein 1 isoform X2, giving the protein MGRLIINAVLLLIVQEIYFVATATDQETCESDRLMEEQCRIHNYKTVKPLLDYFRQVRNELEDKEIKENKLNELNSDLLEKYQEIVRIHEKFVKEAALLDEYKNKVIKGENDLQLCKNRVDKFESETNSQQNVIVKLKGDLAEKSTNLENCEIQYKTLNSSLFEKDENIKRFSENIQNITEHQKTIELQLEQSKTKLIKKDKDNQLCRAEIDTLNKTLLNTLIPSSCSPFGDSDVHPLNVSGIGFFDVLCDSQLAGPGWIVIQQRVGGNESFNRDWATYRKGFGSYRSDFFIGLEKIHRITSLQRFELYIHLVAVNGSIYNARYDDFKISDEDSGYKLSLGKFDETIVGDAMRIGENLKFTTFDRDNDIGGGNCAVQYKSGWWH; this is encoded by the exons ATGGGCAGATTAATAATCAACGCAGTTTTGTTACTGATAGTgcaggaaatatattttgtagccACAGCTACCGATCAAGAG ACGTGCGAATCCGATCGACTTATGGAAGAACAATGCCGtattcataattataaaactgtGAAACCTTTACTTGACTATTTTAGACAGGTTAGAAATGAGTTAGAAGACAAAGAAATTAaggaaaataagttaaatgaattaaattcgGATCTTTTGGAAAAGTATCAGGAAATTGTAAGAATTCATGAAAAATTTGTAAAGGAGGCAGCTCTATTAgatgagtataaaaacaaagtaattaaaggggaaaacgatttgcaattATGTAAAAATAGAGTTGATAAGTTTGAATCTGAGACTAATtcacaacaaaatgtaattgtgaaattaaaaggAGATTTAGCTGAGAAGTCCACCAATTTAGAAAATTGCGAAATTCAATACAAAACTCTTAATTCTAGTTTAtttgaaaaagatgaaaatataaagagatttagtgagaatattcaaaatataacagaaCATcagaaaacaattgaattgcaattagaGCAGAGTAAgactaaattaataaagaaagaTAAAGATAATCAGCTATGTCGAGCTGAAATTGATACATTGAATAAGACTTTACTCAATACTCTCATCCCATCAAGTTGCTCTCCTTTTGGAGATTCAGATGTTCATCCACTTAATGTTTCTGGGATAGGTTTCTTCGATGTTTTAtgcgatagtcagttagctggacctggatggattgtaatacaacaaAGAGTTGGGGGAAATGAGAGTTTCAATAGGGATTGGGCAACGTATCGTAAAGGTTTCGGTTCTTATAGGAGCGATTTCTTCATCGGACTAGAGAAAATACATCGAATCACCAGTTTGCAGCGATTCGAACTTTACATACACTTGGTTGCTGTGAATGGAAGTATCTACAACGCTCGTTATGACGACTTTaaaatatctgatgaagaCAGTGGATATAAACTGAGTTTGGGTAAATTCGATGAAACTATTGTTGGGGATGCGATGAGAATCGGCGAAAACTTGAAATTCACAACATTCGATCGCGACAACGACATTGGTGGTGGTAATTGCGCAGTTCAATACAAAAGTGGCTGGTGGCAT taa
- the LOC127564998 gene encoding fibrinogen-like protein 1 has product MEKKCRIHNYKTVKPLLDYFRQVRNELEDKEIKENKLNELNSDLMEKYHDIVRIHKTFMKEAALLDEYKNKVLKGENDLQSYQIKVNKLESEINSQQNIIVKLKGELAEKSANLENCELQFKNLNSSLIEKDENIKRFRENIQKNTEHQKTLELKLEKSKTKLTKQDKDIQLCQSEIDTLNRTSENIREQQKKIVLQLKESEAKLIDKVKQNQLCQSELNKLSPTSCIPFGDSDVHQLNVSGVGFFDVLCDSQLAGPGWIVIQQRVGGKERFNRDWATYREGFGSMDSDFFLGLEKIFRLTNSRRHELYVHLVELNGTIYYARYDDFKISDENNGYTLSLGGFMGNVSDAMRNSENLKFTTFDRGDDKRCADHYKSGWWYKSCYNCNLNAVYGTNFNWYLDVKIELKEAKMLIRSKE; this is encoded by the exons atggaaaaaaagtgccggattcataattataaaaccGTGAAACCGTTGCTTGATTATTTCAGGCAGGTTCGAAATGAGTTAGAAGACAAAGAAATTAaggaaaataagttaaatgaattaaattctgatCTTATGGAAAAGTATCATGACATTGTAAGAATTCATAAAACATTCATGAAGGAGGCAGCTCTATTAgatgaatataaaaacaaagtacttaaaggggaaaacgatttgcaatcgtatcaaattaaagttaataaattgGAATCTGAGATtaattcacaacaaaatattattgtgaaattaaaaggAGAATTAGCTGAAAAATCCGCCAACTTAGAAAATTGCGAACTTCAATTCAAAAATCTGAATTCTAGCctaattgaaaaagatgaaaatattaaGAGATTTAGGgagaatattcaaaaaaatactgaacatCAGAAAACACTTGAGTTGAAATTAGAGAAGAGTAAAACTAAATTAACAAAGCAAGATAAAGATATTCAGTTATGCCAATCTGAAATTGATACATTAAATCGGACATCAGAAAATATCAGagaacaacagaaaaaaattgtattgcaaTTAAAAGAGAGTGAAGCTAAGCTAATAGataaagtgaaacaaaatCAGTTATGTCAATCTGAACTTAATAAGTTAAGTCCCACATCTTGCATCCCATTTGGAGATTCAGATGTTCATCAACTTAATGTTTCTGGAGTTGGTTTCTTCGATGTTTTAtgcgatagtcagttagctggaCCTGGATGGATTGTTATACAACAGCGAGTTGGTGGAAAGGAGAGATTCAATAGGGATTGGGCCACCTACCGCGAAGGCTTCGGTTCCATGGACAGTGATTTTTTCCTCGGTTTGGAGAAGATTTTTCGTCTGACGAATTCTCGACGCCACGAGCTTTATGTGCATTTGGTGGAACTTAATGGCACTATATACTATGCTCGTTACGACGACTTTAAAATATCCGATGAAAATAATGGATACACACTGAGTTTGGGTGGATTTATGGGAAATGTTTCTGATGCGATGAGAAACAGTGAAAATCTAAAATTCACAACATTCGATCGTGGCGACGATAAAAGATGCGCGGATCATTACAAaagtggctggtggtacaAGAGCTGTTATAAttg TAACTTAAATGCTGTCTATGGAACAAACTTTAATTGGTATTTGGACGTCAAAATTGAACTTAAAGAGGCTAAGATGCTCATTCGATCCAAGGAATAA
- the LOC127564995 gene encoding fibrinogen-like protein 1, with amino-acid sequence MSRLIINAVLLLIVHEIYSVATATDQETCESDRLMEEQCRIHNYKTVKPLLDYFRQVRNELEDKEIKENKLNELNSDLMEKYHEIVRIHEKFVKEAALLDEYKNKVIKGENDLQLCKNRVDKFESETNSQQNVIVKLKGELAEKSNNLENCEIQYKTLNSSLFEKDENIKRFSENIKNITEHRKTIELQLEQSKTKLIMKDKDNQLCRAEIDTLHKTLINTLIPSSCSHFGDYPGVHEIRVSGIGSVDVLCDSQLAGPGWIVIQQRVGGNESFNRDWATYRKGFGEMDSDFFLGLEKIHRITSLQRFELYIHLVALNGSTYNARYDDFKISDEDSGFKLSLGKFSGTIVEDAMRDGEDEKFTTFDRDNDEDLSTNCANYFNSGWWYHNCYNCNLNALYGPDLNWYQRNPLKEAKMLIRPKKAIHEKIMKEIILVFIRYKFLELISSMPQENFQLLYELG; translated from the exons ATGAGCAGATTAATAATCAACGCAGTTTTGTTACTGATAGTGCATGAAATATATTCTGTAGCCACAGCTACCGATCAAGAG ACATGTGAATCCGATCGACTTATGGAAGAACAATGCCGgattcataattataaaactgtGAAACCTTTACTTGACTATTTTAGGCAAGTTCGAAATGAGTTAGAAGACAAAGAAATTAaggaaaataagttaaatgaattaaattctgatcttatggaaaaatatcatgaaattgtaAGAATTCACGAAAAATTTGTAAAGGAGGCAGCTCTATTAgatgagtataaaaacaaagtaattaaaggggaaaacgatttgcaattATGTAAAAATAGAGTTGATAAGTTTGAATCTGAGACTAATtcacaacaaaatgtaattgtgaaattaaaaggAGAATTAGCTGAGAAGTCCAACAACTTAGAAAATTGCGAAATTCAATACAAAACTCTTAATTCTAGTTTAtttgaaaaagatgaaaatataaagagatttagtgagaatattaaaaatataacagaaCATCggaaaacaattgaattgcaattagaGCAGagtaaaactaaattaataatgaaagaTAAAGATAATCAGCTATGTCGTGCTGAAATTGATACATTGCATAAGACTTTAATCAATACTCTCATCCCATCAAGTTGCTCTCATTTTGGAGATTATCCTGGTGTTCATGAAATAAGAGTTTCTGGCATAGGTTCCGTCGATGTTTTATGCGACAGTCAGTTAGCTGGACCGggatggattgtaatacaacaacgagttgggGGAAATGAGAGTTTCAATAGGGATTGGGCAACATATCGCAAAGGTTTCGGTGAAATGGATAGCGACTTCTTCCTCGGGCTCGAGAAAATACATCGTATCACGAGTTTGCAGCGATTCGaactttatatacatttggtTGCTCTGAATGGAAGTACCTACAACGCTCGTTATGACgatttcaaaatatctgatgaagaCAGTGGATTTAAACTGAGTTTGGGTAAATTCAGTGGAACTATTGTTGAGGATGCGATGAGAGACGGCGAGGACGAGAAATTCACAACATTCGATCGCGACAACGATGAAGATTTAAGTACCAACTGTGCGAACTATTTTAATAGTGGCTGGTGGTACCATAATTGTTATAATTg taatttaaatgcactATATGGGCCAGATCTAAATTGGTACCAACGAAATCCATTGAAAGAAGCTAAGATGCTAATTCGGCCCAAAAAAGCAATACATGAAAAAATCATGAAGGAG ATTATCCTGGTATTCATAAGATACAAGTTTCTGGAGTTGATTTCTTCGATGCCACAAGAAAATTTCCAGCTTTTATATGAACTGGGTTAG
- the LOC117568349 gene encoding fibrinogen-like protein 1 isoform X1, translating to MGRLIINAVLLLIVQEIYFVATATDQETCESDRLMEEQCRIHNYKTVKPLLDYFRQVRNELEDKEIKENKLNELNSDLLEKYQEIVRIHEKFVKEAALLDEYKNKVIKGENDLQLCKNRVDKFESETNSQQNVIVKLKGDLAEKSTNLENCEIQYKTLNSSLFEKDENIKRFSENIQNITEHQKTIELQLEQSKTKLIKKDKDNQLCRAEIDTLNKTLLNTLIPSSCSPFGDSDVHPLNVSGIGFFDVLCDSQLAGPGWIVIQQRVGGNESFNRDWATYRKGFGSYRSDFFIGLEKIHRITSLQRFELYIHLVAVNGSIYNARYDDFKISDEDSGYKLSLGKFDETIVGDAMRIGENLKFTTFDRDNDIGGGNCAVQYKSGWWHVSCYNCNLNAPYGPDLVWYIRIPLIEAKMLIRPKKAIKK from the exons ATGGGCAGATTAATAATCAACGCAGTTTTGTTACTGATAGTgcaggaaatatattttgtagccACAGCTACCGATCAAGAG ACGTGCGAATCCGATCGACTTATGGAAGAACAATGCCGtattcataattataaaactgtGAAACCTTTACTTGACTATTTTAGACAGGTTAGAAATGAGTTAGAAGACAAAGAAATTAaggaaaataagttaaatgaattaaattcgGATCTTTTGGAAAAGTATCAGGAAATTGTAAGAATTCATGAAAAATTTGTAAAGGAGGCAGCTCTATTAgatgagtataaaaacaaagtaattaaaggggaaaacgatttgcaattATGTAAAAATAGAGTTGATAAGTTTGAATCTGAGACTAATtcacaacaaaatgtaattgtgaaattaaaaggAGATTTAGCTGAGAAGTCCACCAATTTAGAAAATTGCGAAATTCAATACAAAACTCTTAATTCTAGTTTAtttgaaaaagatgaaaatataaagagatttagtgagaatattcaaaatataacagaaCATcagaaaacaattgaattgcaattagaGCAGAGTAAgactaaattaataaagaaagaTAAAGATAATCAGCTATGTCGAGCTGAAATTGATACATTGAATAAGACTTTACTCAATACTCTCATCCCATCAAGTTGCTCTCCTTTTGGAGATTCAGATGTTCATCCACTTAATGTTTCTGGGATAGGTTTCTTCGATGTTTTAtgcgatagtcagttagctggacctggatggattgtaatacaacaaAGAGTTGGGGGAAATGAGAGTTTCAATAGGGATTGGGCAACGTATCGTAAAGGTTTCGGTTCTTATAGGAGCGATTTCTTCATCGGACTAGAGAAAATACATCGAATCACCAGTTTGCAGCGATTCGAACTTTACATACACTTGGTTGCTGTGAATGGAAGTATCTACAACGCTCGTTATGACGACTTTaaaatatctgatgaagaCAGTGGATATAAACTGAGTTTGGGTAAATTCGATGAAACTATTGTTGGGGATGCGATGAGAATCGGCGAAAACTTGAAATTCACAACATTCGATCGCGACAACGACATTGGTGGTGGTAATTGCGCAGTTCAATACAAAAGTGGCTGGTGGCATGTGAGTTGTTATAATTg taatttaaatgcaccaTATGGGCCAGATCTGGTTTGGTATATTCGAATTCCATTGATAGAAGCAAAGATGCTAATTCGCCCTAAAAAAGCGATCAAGAAGtga
- the LOC117568359 gene encoding uncharacterized protein LOC117568359 — MAYKWTNKETKLLLTLYMKYKQEFHGQPKRNTVIWQHIVREMEEHGISTSYIKLDRKFRNMKRTYNNIKRKNLMEAPNWEYFHTMDAILDGGSNQSSEWMSSEGDETVCEEEKIEIKAEPYDVYPHEMLDESNFGDIISDRATTTTATNEEQDVDVDSPYLNLAEELEVQRLEELRSIRIALIEANDIQRQRNQLLQERNDMMREFLSTRPK; from the exons ATGGCTT ATAAATGGACGAACAAAGAGACAAAGCTGTTGCTTACCCTCTACATGAAGTACAAACAGGAATTCCATGGCCAGCCGAAGCGAAACACTGTGATTTGGCAACACATTGTCAGAGAGATGGAGGAACATGGCATCTCAACCAGCTACATAAAGTTGGATCGCAAATTTCGCAACATGAAGCGGACGTACAACAATATTAAACGGAAAAATCTCATGGAAGCACCGAACTGGGAATATTTTCATACCATGGATGCGATACTCGATGGAGGCAGCAATCAATCCAGCGAATGGATGTCATCCGAGGGCGATGAGACCGTGTGTGAGGAGGAGAAAATTGAGATCAAAGCCGAACCTTATGATGTCTATCCCCATGAAATGCTCGACGAATCCAATTTCGGTGATATCATTTCGGATAgagcgacgacaacaacagcaacgaacgAAGAACAAGATGTTGATGTGGACAGCCCGTATCTGAATCTGGCAGAGGAATTGGAAGTTCAACGGCTTGAAGAATTACGCTCGATTCGAATAGCACTCATCGAAGCGAATGATATACAAAGACAACGCAATCAACTTTTGCAGGAGAGAAACGATATGATGAGAGAATTTTTATCAACCAGAcctaaataa